From the genome of Wolbachia endosymbiont (group B) of Parapoynx stratiotata, one region includes:
- a CDS encoding 5-(carboxyamino)imidazole ribonucleotide synthase → MNKTDPLDKKVIGIIGSGQLGKMTAIAAIKLGHKTHIFASAKNDPACSVADDLTIADFCDKRALESFAQSVDLVTIESENIPCSAIDIVSLHADFYPGKKALHISQNRLREKDFIRDLSIKTADYKSIQNYNQLLESSETFSYPVRLKTTEMGYDGKGQYVIENDSELKQFASFDWNKEYILEASVDLLKEVSIVVARNKNGKVAFFPIAENHHVDGILNTSIAPAKIDNKLAQEVQKTAKKIATALDVVGILAIEFFITQNHELLVNELAPRPHNSCHWSLDACNVSQFEQLVRVICGLPMQEVVLRFPCMTKNIIGNDIYNSHKYLSNERASLTIYGKKEVRDKRKMGHVNIDLSY, encoded by the coding sequence ATGAACAAAACAGATCCACTGGATAAAAAAGTGATAGGAATAATAGGAAGTGGGCAATTAGGTAAAATGACTGCTATCGCTGCAATAAAACTTGGGCACAAAACGCATATTTTTGCCAGTGCTAAAAACGATCCAGCTTGTTCTGTTGCTGATGATTTAACAATAGCAGACTTCTGTGATAAGAGGGCACTTGAATCTTTTGCACAGAGTGTGGATTTAGTCACTATTGAGTCTGAAAATATTCCATGTAGTGCAATTGATATTGTGTCGCTGCACGCAGATTTTTATCCAGGCAAAAAGGCGTTACACATTTCGCAAAATAGGCTGAGAGAGAAAGATTTTATTAGAGATTTAAGCATAAAAACTGCTGATTACAAAAGTATACAAAATTATAATCAGCTACTAGAAAGTAGTGAAACTTTTAGCTATCCAGTGAGGCTAAAAACAACAGAAATGGGTTATGATGGAAAAGGACAATATGTGATTGAAAATGATTCTGAACTGAAGCAATTTGCTTCCTTCGATTGGAATAAAGAGTACATTCTTGAAGCAAGTGTTGATTTACTGAAAGAGGTTTCAATAGTCGTTGCAAGAAATAAAAACGGTAAAGTAGCTTTTTTTCCTATAGCAGAGAATCACCACGTTGACGGAATACTTAATACTTCAATAGCACCAGCTAAAATAGATAATAAATTAGCCCAAGAGGTACAAAAAACTGCAAAGAAAATAGCAACTGCGCTTGATGTAGTAGGAATTCTAGCTATTGAATTTTTCATCACTCAAAATCATGAATTACTAGTTAATGAACTGGCCCCAAGACCCCACAATTCTTGCCACTGGAGCTTGGATGCATGCAACGTTAGTCAATTCGAGCAGCTGGTGAGGGTAATATGCGGATTACCTATGCAGGAAGTAGTATTACGCTTTCCTTGCATGACAAAAAATATAATAGGTAATGATATATATAATTCTCACAAATATTTGAGCAACGAAAGAGCTAGTTTAACCATATATGGGAAAAAAGAGGTTAGGGACAAGCGTAAAATGGGACATGTCAATATAGATTTAAGTTATTGA
- the apaG gene encoding Co2+/Mg2+ efflux protein ApaG, whose translation MTMKYTLITNSVEVTVLPIYIEEQSIPYENCYVWMYNVKIKNKSSSTIQLLSRYWRIIDHKGKINEIAGVGVIGEQPVIKSGEVFKYTSGTYLNTPSGIMQGKYEFLNEESIKTFDVMVPPFSLDSPYVNTRPH comes from the coding sequence ATGACCATGAAATACACACTTATTACTAATTCTGTTGAAGTTACAGTTTTGCCAATTTACATTGAAGAGCAATCCATTCCTTATGAAAATTGTTACGTATGGATGTATAATGTTAAGATAAAAAATAAAAGCTCATCAACCATTCAATTATTAAGTCGCTATTGGCGAATAATAGATCATAAGGGCAAAATAAATGAAATTGCTGGAGTTGGTGTTATTGGAGAACAACCTGTAATAAAATCTGGAGAGGTATTCAAATATACAAGTGGAACATACTTAAATACACCATCAGGAATAATGCAGGGTAAATATGAATTTCTGAACGAAGAGAGCATAAAAACCTTTGATGTTATGGTACCACCCTTTTCCTTAGATAGTCCATACGTTAACACTAGACCTCATTGA
- a CDS encoding ABC transporter permease, which produces MFLRVFKNIFLFLVSVLFVCPILSLISILFTESANSGWVISRLFPEYILNTLILMIGVGLISFIFGVIPAWLTTFFSFPGSRIFEIALFFPISIPGYIVSFVYVNTLEFSGPIQSLLRDTFQLGKGDYWFPEIKSLGGGILVMGFSLYPYVYMLVRSSLKSVSNSVTIASTLGFSSLQSLFSVIIPSIRPSIIAGLSLVLMEVITDFGTPQFLAIDTFTTGIYRTWFLLHDKYSTTVLAVAELIFVATLIVIEKKLQKREISYSSINTNADYHNKRIINGSISLIFSYLMCLLPILIGFILPMIPLIYWSIEKGFFIYEARFYNIIANSVGLSFITALISISIAIIIGYTARKNKVISNIARLISLGYAIPNAIIAISIIMFLSRISSFITQYIVEISLVGTIGALVYSYLFRFFAISFKAIESGLKKTPNEIEWTAYTMGHGPISTCLNIHIPLIKKSILSGFLLVFMDTVKELTATLIIRPFNFETISTRVYELVSDERYREAAPFSLMIVIIGLTSTIILFTLDDKNQK; this is translated from the coding sequence ATGTTTCTGAGAGTATTTAAAAATATATTCTTGTTTTTAGTAAGTGTATTATTTGTCTGCCCTATACTATCGTTAATATCGATTCTATTTACAGAATCAGCAAACTCTGGATGGGTAATTAGTAGACTTTTTCCTGAATATATACTCAATACGTTGATTTTGATGATAGGAGTAGGGTTAATATCCTTTATATTTGGAGTAATTCCAGCTTGGCTTACTACATTTTTTTCGTTTCCCGGAAGTAGAATTTTTGAGATTGCCTTATTCTTTCCGATATCAATTCCTGGATATATAGTATCGTTTGTTTATGTAAACACGTTAGAGTTTTCAGGTCCGATTCAGAGCTTGTTAAGAGATACTTTTCAATTGGGCAAAGGTGACTATTGGTTTCCCGAGATCAAATCCCTAGGTGGTGGAATATTAGTAATGGGATTTAGTCTATATCCATACGTTTATATGTTGGTCCGCTCAAGTCTAAAGAGCGTTAGTAACTCAGTCACTATTGCATCAACACTTGGGTTCTCCTCATTACAGAGTCTGTTTTCTGTCATCATACCCTCCATACGTCCATCAATTATAGCTGGGTTATCCTTGGTACTAATGGAAGTAATTACAGATTTCGGCACACCACAGTTTCTTGCTATCGATACTTTCACGACAGGAATATACCGTACTTGGTTTTTATTGCATGACAAATATTCAACTACTGTTTTGGCAGTTGCAGAACTGATTTTCGTTGCAACACTAATAGTTATCGAGAAAAAACTACAAAAAAGAGAAATATCTTACTCTTCAATCAATACTAATGCAGATTATCACAATAAACGTATTATAAACGGTTCTATATCGTTGATCTTTTCTTATCTTATGTGTTTATTGCCGATATTAATAGGCTTTATTTTACCAATGATTCCACTTATATATTGGAGCATAGAGAAAGGCTTTTTCATATACGAAGCAAGATTTTACAATATAATAGCAAATAGTGTTGGTTTATCATTTATTACCGCATTAATCTCAATTAGCATTGCGATAATTATTGGATATACAGCACGTAAAAATAAGGTAATAAGCAATATAGCACGTCTCATTTCTCTTGGATATGCAATTCCAAATGCAATTATTGCAATTAGCATAATAATGTTTTTAAGCAGAATATCTTCTTTCATTACTCAATATATTGTAGAAATTAGCTTGGTAGGAACTATTGGTGCATTAGTTTACTCATATTTATTTCGTTTTTTTGCTATATCTTTCAAGGCGATAGAGTCGGGACTCAAAAAAACACCAAATGAAATTGAATGGACTGCATATACTATGGGTCATGGGCCTATTTCCACGTGCCTGAATATTCATATTCCCCTTATCAAGAAAAGCATACTATCGGGATTTCTGCTCGTGTTTATGGATACGGTAAAAGAACTCACGGCAACACTAATTATCAGACCATTTAATTTTGAAACTATATCAACTAGAGTATATGAACTTGTCAGCGATGAGCGTTACAGAGAAGCTGCCCCATTTTCGTTAATGATAGTTATTATAGGTTTAACCTCTACAATAATCTTATTCACACTTGATGATAAGAATCAAAAATAA
- a CDS encoding rhodanese-related sulfurtransferase, whose amino-acid sequence MSFVIATFYHFVKLSNYYDMKDEIKVACDNVELKGTILLAEEGINATVSGKRTAINKIFDFLRSDDRLKGLTWKESSAEYQPFSKMKVRLKKGIVNLGVSNLDTSVRGQYVDPDYWDDFISQPDVLVIDTRNDYEVKLGKFKNAINPHTQRFRDFPQWAESFSESKDLKVAMYCTGGIRCEKSTAYMKSLGFKDVYHLKGGILSYLEKTGNKSGNWEGECFVFDDRIAVDHSLAPSDKIKCIFCSSKVSTDELKSVPRGQVVCSDCKSLSIERNSEYNTNL is encoded by the coding sequence ATGAGTTTTGTCATTGCAACTTTCTATCATTTTGTAAAACTCTCTAATTATTATGACATGAAAGATGAAATAAAAGTTGCATGCGATAATGTCGAATTAAAGGGTACTATACTCCTTGCAGAAGAGGGTATTAATGCAACTGTGTCTGGTAAAAGAACCGCGATTAATAAAATATTTGATTTTTTACGTTCTGATGACAGGCTGAAAGGTCTTACGTGGAAAGAGAGCTCGGCAGAATATCAACCATTTAGTAAGATGAAAGTAAGATTAAAAAAAGGAATTGTAAATCTTGGTGTAAGTAATCTCGATACTTCCGTTAGAGGCCAGTACGTTGATCCAGATTATTGGGATGATTTTATCTCTCAACCTGATGTTTTAGTGATAGACACACGAAATGATTACGAAGTAAAACTAGGCAAGTTTAAAAATGCAATCAATCCACATACTCAGCGTTTTCGCGATTTTCCTCAGTGGGCAGAGTCTTTCTCTGAGAGTAAAGATCTGAAAGTGGCTATGTACTGCACTGGTGGAATCAGATGTGAGAAATCTACAGCATATATGAAAAGCCTTGGATTTAAAGATGTTTACCATCTTAAAGGCGGTATTCTTTCCTATCTTGAAAAAACTGGTAATAAAAGTGGTAATTGGGAAGGCGAGTGTTTTGTTTTTGATGATAGAATTGCTGTTGATCACTCACTCGCCCCAAGTGATAAAATAAAATGCATATTCTGCTCAAGTAAAGTTTCAACTGATGAGCTGAAATCAGTTCCACGTGGCCAGGTAGTTTGCTCTGATTGTAAATCTTTAAGTATTGAAAGAAATTCAGAATACAACACGAACCTTTAA
- a CDS encoding type II toxin-antitoxin system RelE family toxin yields the protein MVRRAFPKKIKLRVEEIVKERLTVNPIDFGESFCYKLKGYRRLRTGDYRIM from the coding sequence TTGGTAAGAAGAGCTTTTCCAAAAAAAATAAAGTTAAGAGTTGAAGAGATAGTGAAAGAGCGACTTACAGTTAATCCAATTGATTTTGGTGAATCGTTTTGTTACAAACTCAAAGGATACAGAAGACTGAGAACTGGCGATTATCGTATCATGTAA
- a CDS encoding DUF2163 domain-containing protein translates to MQTKLKNHLTGELLTIATCWKLTLVGGKVMGFTDYDEDLNLNNILYKSSSGFIASSIILNSDLRTDNLEIEGILNSADIKEKDVLSGRHDFANIEIFLVNYKDLSQGIMNLHAGTFGKVTLNSGRFIAEIRGLATKLERSITELYSPVCRAQFCDDRCKADAKKFSRMSTITKVIDERRFEDTNLIESDGYYKHGVFSSATFEVVVKEYKNKVVTLFASPPYQISTGDKYSILAGCDKAFLTCKNKFNNTVNFRGEPYIPVV, encoded by the coding sequence ATGCAAACCAAACTAAAAAACCATTTAACTGGAGAATTACTTACCATCGCTACTTGCTGGAAATTAACACTTGTAGGTGGGAAAGTAATGGGATTTACCGACTATGACGAAGATTTAAATCTCAATAATATACTCTATAAATCTTCAAGCGGTTTTATAGCCAGCAGTATAATATTAAATAGCGATTTGAGAACTGATAATCTAGAAATTGAAGGAATATTAAATAGTGCTGATATTAAAGAAAAAGATGTTTTATCAGGAAGGCATGACTTTGCAAATATTGAAATATTTCTTGTGAATTATAAAGATTTGAGTCAGGGAATTATGAATTTGCATGCAGGAACTTTTGGTAAAGTAACATTAAATAGTGGGAGGTTTATCGCTGAAATTAGAGGTCTTGCGACAAAGCTTGAGAGAAGCATAACAGAGCTATATTCTCCTGTATGCAGGGCACAATTTTGCGATGATAGATGTAAAGCTGATGCTAAAAAGTTTAGTAGAATGAGCACAATTACTAAAGTGATAGATGAAAGAAGATTTGAAGACACTAATTTAATCGAAAGCGATGGATATTATAAGCACGGAGTGTTTAGTTCAGCAACATTTGAAGTTGTAGTTAAAGAATACAAAAATAAAGTAGTTACATTATTTGCTTCTCCTCCATATCAAATTTCTACCGGAGATAAATATTCGATACTTGCAGGTTGTGATAAAGCGTTTTTAACGTGCAAAAACAAGTTTAACAATACTGTGAATTTCCGTGGCGAACCATATATACCAGTTGTTTAG